The Helicobacter mustelae genome has a segment encoding these proteins:
- a CDS encoding urease accessory protein UreF: MALHKDFLLLQINDSLFPIGGYTHSFGLESYIQKGVITNKKQALEYLISNLSTQILYTDLLMIKLIFEAGENLDEILELESLVHAATPASEMREGAHKLGMRFIKTTQVMMQESKPFFQEYAKNSKYAVHASAYGVFCMAYKIPLEKAVRHYLYAQASSIVTNCVKTIPLSQSDGQVILTQLHEKFDWICHKLKDLSRDYFCNASVHNDIKAMQHENLYSRLYMS; this comes from the coding sequence ATGGCACTTCATAAGGATTTTTTGTTATTACAAATTAATGATTCTTTATTTCCCATCGGAGGATACACGCATTCCTTTGGGTTAGAGAGTTATATTCAAAAGGGTGTGATTACAAACAAAAAACAGGCATTGGAGTATTTAATTTCCAATCTTAGCACCCAAATTCTTTATACAGATTTATTGATGATTAAGCTCATTTTTGAAGCAGGAGAGAATCTTGATGAGATCTTGGAGCTGGAAAGTTTGGTGCATGCAGCGACTCCTGCGAGCGAAATGCGAGAGGGCGCGCATAAGCTTGGCATGCGATTTATCAAAACTACTCAGGTCATGATGCAAGAAAGTAAACCCTTTTTTCAAGAATATGCAAAAAATAGCAAATACGCAGTTCATGCGAGTGCTTATGGGGTATTTTGTATGGCGTATAAGATCCCATTGGAAAAGGCGGTGCGCCATTATTTGTATGCGCAAGCCTCAAGTATCGTGACAAATTGCGTGAAAACAATCCCTCTTTCACAGAGTGATGGGCAGGTAATTTTGACGCAATTGCATGAAAAATTTGATTGGATCTGTCATAAATTAAAAGATTTGAGTAGAGATTATTTTTGTAACGCAAGTGTGCATAATGATATCAAAGCAATGCAGCATGAGAATTTGTATTCTCGATTATATATGTCCTAA
- the ureG gene encoding urease accessory protein UreG, producing MVKIGVCGPVGSGKTALIECLTRLMSKEYSMGVITNDVYTKEDAEFMSKNSVMPRDRIIGVETGGCPHTAIREDASMNLEAVEEMMQRFPDIEILLIESGGDNLSATFSPELADFTIFVIDVAEGDKIPRKGGPGITRSDLLVINKIDLAPYVGADLGVMDRDSKRMRGDKPFLFTNIREKQGVDQVIAWIKKHALLEE from the coding sequence ATGGTAAAAATAGGAGTTTGTGGACCCGTTGGAAGTGGTAAAACAGCATTGATTGAATGCCTTACGCGTTTGATGAGCAAGGAGTATTCTATGGGTGTCATCACCAATGATGTTTATACTAAAGAAGATGCGGAATTTATGAGTAAAAATTCTGTCATGCCAAGAGATCGCATCATCGGGGTGGAGACTGGTGGCTGCCCTCATACTGCCATCAGAGAAGACGCTTCGATGAATCTTGAGGCAGTGGAAGAGATGATGCAGAGATTTCCAGATATTGAGATTTTGCTCATTGAGAGTGGCGGAGATAATCTTTCTGCGACCTTTAGTCCTGAGCTTGCGGATTTTACGATCTTTGTAATTGATGTGGCAGAGGGAGACAAGATCCCAAGGAAGGGTGGTCCTGGCATCACGAGATCAGATCTCTTAGTGATCAATAAAATCGATTTGGCTCCTTATGTGGGTGCAGATTTGGGAGTGATGGATCGAGATTCTAAGAGAATGCGTGGGGACAAACCCTTTCTTTTCACCAATATTCGAGAAAAGCAGGGTGTGGATCAGGTGATTGCGTGGATCAAAAAGCATGCATTGCTTGAGGAATAA
- a CDS encoding urease accessory protein UreD, with amino-acid sequence MTHYTQATKLRLKTKHGLSGKSVIEDMFFTPPLKIIHPIYDGDIANIMLISVSAGLMKGDDQEIELDIGDRSLVRLTSQSFEKIHDTEDGKASRHTKIHVGKDALLDFSPLPILPFGNASFDNFTHIILDKDSRLYHNEIYCAGRVSRGEVFAFKRLDSKLSIKIDGELVFFDNMLLEPEFMDLKSCCMFGDYTHYLNLVIYDRNVDFEILRQRVVDSPLNAAVSRHDAVIVVKALDYGSEPLLDFKRDLLEGLL; translated from the coding sequence ATGACGCATTATACGCAGGCAACAAAATTACGACTAAAAACTAAACACGGGCTGAGTGGAAAAAGCGTCATTGAAGATATGTTTTTCACCCCTCCTTTGAAGATTATTCATCCCATTTATGATGGTGATATTGCCAACATCATGCTGATTTCTGTATCTGCTGGGTTGATGAAGGGCGATGATCAAGAGATTGAGCTTGACATTGGAGATAGGAGTTTGGTTCGCTTGACCTCTCAGAGTTTTGAAAAAATCCATGACACAGAGGATGGCAAGGCTTCTAGACATACAAAAATTCATGTGGGTAAGGATGCATTGCTAGATTTTTCACCCCTCCCCATCTTGCCTTTTGGGAATGCGAGTTTTGATAATTTCACCCATATCATTTTGGATAAAGACTCCCGTCTCTATCATAATGAAATCTATTGTGCAGGCAGGGTGAGTCGAGGTGAGGTTTTTGCATTCAAGAGGCTGGATTCCAAGCTTTCTATAAAAATTGATGGGGAATTGGTGTTTTTTGATAACATGCTCTTAGAGCCTGAGTTCATGGATCTGAAGAGTTGTTGCATGTTTGGGGATTATACGCATTATTTGAATTTGGTTATTTATGATAGAAATGTGGATTTTGAGATATTGCGCCAGAGAGTTGTGGATTCTCCCTTGAATGCGGCTGTGAGTCGTCATGATGCAGTGATTGTCGTGAAAGCATTGGATTATGGTAGCGAGCCTTTGTTGGATTTTAAACGGGATTTATTAGAAGGTTTGCTCTAA
- the tuf gene encoding elongation factor Tu: MAKEKFVKTKPHVNIGTIGHVDHGKTTLSAAISAVLATKGLAELRDYDNIDNAPEEKERGITIATSHIEYETENRHYAHVDCPGHADYVKNMITGAAQMDGAILVVSAADGPMPQTREHILLSRQVGVPYIVVFLNKQDMVDDQELLDLVEMEVRELLSAYDFPGDDTPIVAGSALKALEEAKAGNVGEWGEKVLKLMAEIDSYIPTPERDTDKTFLMPVEDVFSIAGRGTVVTGRIDRGVVKVGDEVEIVGIRNTQKTTVTGVEMFRKELDKGEAGDNVGVLLRGTKKEDVIRGMVLCKPGSITPHKKFEGEIYVLSKEEGGRHTPFFDGYRPQFYVRTTDVTGSIKLPEGVEMVMPGDNIKIVVELITPIALELGTKFAIREGGRTVGAGVVTKIVE; this comes from the coding sequence ATGGCTAAAGAAAAATTTGTCAAAACAAAACCGCATGTTAATATTGGGACAATTGGACACGTCGATCATGGTAAAACCACTTTGAGCGCTGCGATTTCTGCAGTTTTGGCGACAAAGGGTCTGGCAGAATTGAGGGATTATGATAATATCGATAATGCTCCTGAAGAAAAAGAAAGGGGGATTACCATTGCTACCTCTCACATTGAGTATGAAACAGAAAATCGCCACTATGCACACGTAGACTGCCCAGGGCATGCTGACTATGTAAAAAACATGATTACAGGTGCTGCACAGATGGATGGCGCAATTCTTGTTGTTTCTGCAGCGGATGGTCCCATGCCACAGACAAGAGAGCATATTCTTCTTTCAAGACAAGTGGGTGTTCCCTATATCGTTGTATTTTTGAATAAGCAGGATATGGTGGATGATCAAGAATTGCTAGATCTTGTTGAAATGGAAGTAAGAGAGCTTTTGAGCGCTTATGATTTCCCTGGAGATGACACACCAATCGTAGCGGGTTCTGCTCTCAAGGCTTTGGAAGAAGCTAAGGCTGGCAATGTTGGTGAATGGGGCGAAAAAGTATTGAAGCTTATGGCAGAAATTGATAGCTACATTCCAACTCCAGAAAGAGACACTGACAAAACATTCCTCATGCCGGTAGAAGATGTATTTTCCATCGCAGGTCGTGGAACTGTTGTTACAGGAAGAATTGACAGAGGTGTGGTAAAAGTAGGTGATGAAGTAGAGATTGTAGGGATCAGAAATACACAAAAAACCACCGTTACTGGCGTAGAAATGTTTAGAAAAGAGCTTGACAAAGGTGAGGCTGGCGACAATGTTGGTGTGCTTTTGAGAGGAACCAAAAAAGAAGATGTTATTAGAGGCATGGTTCTTTGTAAACCAGGTTCCATCACACCACACAAAAAATTTGAAGGTGAGATTTATGTTCTCTCCAAAGAAGAAGGCGGAAGACACACTCCATTCTTTGATGGTTATAGACCGCAATTCTATGTAAGAACTACGGATGTTACGGGTTCTATTAAACTTCCTGAGGGTGTAGAAATGGTTATGCCAGGTGACAACATTAAGATTGTTGTAGAATTAATTACTCCCATTGCTCTTGAATTAGGAACCAAATTCGCTATCAGAGAAGGTGGTAGAACTGTGGGCGCTGGTGTCGTTACAAAAATCGTAGAGTAA
- the rpmG gene encoding 50S ribosomal protein L33, with protein sequence MKVKIGLKCSECGDINYSTTKNAKTNTEKLELKKFCPRLNKHTMHKEVKLKS encoded by the coding sequence ATGAAAGTTAAAATAGGATTGAAGTGTTCTGAGTGTGGAGATATTAATTACAGCACTACCAAGAATGCTAAGACAAATACAGAAAAACTGGAGCTTAAAAAATTCTGTCCAAGACTGAATAAGCATACAATGCATAAAGAAGTGAAATTAAAAAGCTAG
- the secE gene encoding preprotein translocase subunit SecE: MNKKIITYYRLAREELSKVIFPTKEQIRNALISVAVVVVSISIFLAIVDLILSASVSSIL; encoded by the coding sequence ATGAACAAGAAAATAATTACATATTATCGATTAGCTAGAGAAGAACTTTCTAAGGTGATTTTTCCTACAAAAGAGCAAATTAGAAATGCGTTGATTTCTGTTGCGGTTGTGGTAGTTTCAATTTCCATTTTTTTAGCGATTGTAGATCTTATTTTATCTGCTTCTGTATCTAGTATTCTTTGA
- the nusG gene encoding transcription termination/antitermination protein NusG, with product MLLDWYAIQTYSGSEQSVEKAVKNLLDNANIECRIVVPTEDVFEYKNGKKITKKRSIYPGYVFIQVNLTTSIWHMIQRLPKVSKFIGEDKKPTPLSREDVASILEKVEKRSDPKPKIYFGKGEIVRIINGPFINFTAMVEEYDVEHEKLKLNVSIFGRNTPIEILYSQVEKIV from the coding sequence ATGTTATTAGATTGGTATGCAATACAAACTTATTCTGGTAGTGAGCAATCAGTAGAAAAAGCGGTAAAAAACCTTCTAGATAATGCGAATATTGAATGTCGTATTGTTGTGCCTACTGAAGATGTTTTTGAATATAAGAATGGTAAAAAGATTACCAAAAAGAGAAGTATTTATCCCGGATATGTATTTATTCAGGTTAATTTAACTACTTCAATTTGGCATATGATACAGAGACTGCCAAAGGTTTCTAAATTTATTGGGGAAGATAAAAAACCTACACCCTTAAGTAGAGAGGATGTAGCTTCTATTTTGGAGAAAGTTGAAAAAAGATCGGATCCAAAACCCAAAATCTATTTTGGTAAGGGTGAGATTGTTAGGATTATCAATGGACCCTTTATAAATTTTACAGCTATGGTTGAAGAGTATGATGTCGAACACGAGAAGTTAAAACTCAATGTTTCTATTTTTGGTAGAAATACTCCTATAGAAATACTGTATTCACAAGTAGAAAAAATAGTATAA
- the rplK gene encoding 50S ribosomal protein L11 produces MAKKIVGELKLQIPAGKANPSPPVGPALGQRGVNIMEFCKAFNERTKDMGNFNIPVIITVYQDKSFSFITKKPPVTDLIKKAANITKGSDNPLKNKIGKLTQKQLEEIASTKMEDLNAVDIEAAKKIVAGSARSMGIEIID; encoded by the coding sequence ATGGCAAAGAAAATTGTTGGTGAATTAAAGCTTCAGATTCCAGCTGGTAAGGCGAACCCATCTCCACCTGTTGGACCTGCTTTGGGGCAAAGAGGCGTGAATATCATGGAATTTTGCAAGGCTTTTAATGAAAGAACAAAGGACATGGGAAATTTCAATATCCCTGTGATTATCACGGTCTATCAAGATAAGAGTTTTAGTTTTATTACAAAAAAACCCCCGGTGACAGATTTGATTAAGAAAGCAGCAAATATCACGAAGGGATCTGATAATCCTCTGAAAAATAAAATTGGCAAATTAACACAGAAACAGCTTGAAGAGATTGCTAGTACAAAAATGGAAGATTTGAATGCTGTGGATATAGAGGCTGCTAAGAAAATTGTAGCAGGTAGTGCTAGAAGCATGGGAATTGAAATTATTGATTGA
- the rplA gene encoding 50S ribosomal protein L1, with product MGKKVAKRLENLLSKFDNTQLFSLENGVKTVKTLASAKFDETVEISLRLGVDPRHADQMIRGAVVLPNGTGKKVRVAVFAKGLKADEARSAGADVVGDDDLVEEIKNGNLNFDMVIATPDMMALVGKVGRILGPKGLMPNPKTGTVTMEVSKAVENAKGGQVNFRVDKKGNIHAPLGKVSFTEEKIQENLTEFIKTINRLKPASAKGKYIRGAALSLTMSPSVKLETQELIDLK from the coding sequence ATGGGAAAAAAGGTAGCCAAAAGATTGGAAAATTTGTTATCAAAGTTTGATAATACACAATTATTTAGTTTGGAAAACGGAGTGAAAACTGTCAAAACTTTAGCCTCTGCTAAATTTGATGAAACAGTGGAAATTTCGTTGAGACTTGGCGTCGACCCAAGACATGCCGATCAGATGATAAGGGGTGCTGTAGTATTACCAAATGGTACGGGAAAAAAAGTGAGAGTTGCTGTATTTGCCAAGGGATTAAAAGCAGATGAGGCCAGAAGTGCCGGTGCTGATGTTGTTGGTGATGATGATTTGGTTGAAGAAATTAAGAATGGTAACTTGAATTTTGATATGGTAATTGCTACTCCAGATATGATGGCCCTTGTTGGTAAGGTTGGTAGGATTTTGGGTCCAAAGGGATTGATGCCAAATCCAAAAACAGGGACTGTGACAATGGAGGTTAGCAAAGCTGTAGAAAATGCAAAGGGGGGTCAGGTGAATTTTAGAGTAGATAAAAAAGGTAATATTCACGCGCCTCTTGGAAAAGTAAGTTTCACTGAAGAGAAAATTCAGGAAAATCTGACAGAATTTATTAAGACCATCAATCGATTGAAACCTGCAAGTGCTAAGGGAAAATACATCAGAGGAGCAGCATTGTCGCTGACCATGTCTCCATCTGTCAAGCTTGAAACACAAGAATTAATTGATTTGAAGTAA
- the rplJ gene encoding 50S ribosomal protein L10, with translation MTKQDKKLLVESLSADFRASNSLIVCDYKGLSVAKLEALRKAARDADAKVQVIKNTLAKIALKDAGYPDFELKDTNIFIWSNEQISLSKFVIKFADEHKDFFRAKVGCFDGEVVDVNHITSISKLPSRDELIGMLLSVWMGPARYFVTALDNLKKQKESE, from the coding sequence ATGACGAAGCAAGATAAGAAACTTTTAGTTGAATCACTAAGTGCAGATTTCAGGGCTTCCAATTCTTTGATTGTTTGTGATTATAAGGGTCTTAGCGTAGCAAAATTAGAAGCTTTGAGAAAGGCTGCTAGGGATGCTGATGCAAAAGTCCAGGTGATCAAAAACACGTTAGCAAAGATTGCGCTGAAAGATGCAGGTTATCCAGATTTTGAATTAAAAGACACGAATATCTTTATTTGGAGCAATGAACAAATTTCTCTTTCAAAATTTGTTATTAAATTTGCTGATGAACATAAAGATTTTTTTCGCGCGAAAGTTGGTTGCTTTGATGGCGAAGTGGTTGATGTCAATCACATTACTTCGATCTCCAAACTACCTAGTCGGGATGAGCTTATTGGTATGTTGCTTTCTGTTTGGATGGGTCCAGCGAGATATTTTGTCACTGCATTGGATAATCTCAAGAAACAAAAAGAAAGTGAATAA
- the rplL gene encoding 50S ribosomal protein L7/L12 — MAITKEEILDYISGLSVLELSELVKAFEEKFGVSAAPTVVAGAVAAGGAAVEEKTEFNVVLTDAGANKINVIKVVREITGLGLKEAKEATEATPSVLKEGVNKEDAENFKKKLEEAGAKVEIK; from the coding sequence ATGGCTATAACAAAAGAAGAAATTTTGGATTATATTAGTGGTTTGTCAGTTTTAGAGCTATCAGAATTGGTGAAAGCATTTGAAGAGAAATTTGGTGTGTCCGCTGCTCCCACAGTAGTAGCGGGTGCGGTTGCTGCTGGTGGTGCCGCAGTGGAAGAAAAAACAGAGTTCAATGTAGTGCTCACAGATGCAGGCGCAAACAAAATCAATGTCATCAAAGTGGTGAGAGAGATCACAGGCCTTGGGCTCAAAGAGGCTAAAGAAGCCACTGAGGCAACACCAAGCGTATTGAAAGAAGGTGTTAACAAAGAAGATGCAGAAAACTTTAAGAAAAAATTAGAGGAAGCTGGTGCAAAAGTAGAAATTAAATGA